A stretch of the Lactuca sativa cultivar Salinas chromosome 9, Lsat_Salinas_v11, whole genome shotgun sequence genome encodes the following:
- the LOC111878628 gene encoding transcription factor bHLH48: protein MNLEAFQFVDEEIQNLMSAEPPLETGNSFTALLELPPNQAVKLLHSPEEETPKVFPSVTAKENSSETMGSILILQNPNRIISNPVKQEPLESGSLHNSSPISSDPIDSMSTKRKDREKTVKSSGKKSKTAAKVTEREKLPYVHVRARRGEATDSHSLAERARREKINARMKLLQELVPGCNKVSGTAMVLEEIINHVQSLQLQVEFLSMKLAAVHPRADINLESLFSSESGSPMECNFTGMATQSWWPDGELNGNTQEIWHSDGLTNLVTPETSLLSYDSSGNSASWLTSQLKMEL from the exons ATGAATTTGGAAGCGTTTCAGTTTGTGGATGAAGAGATTCAGAACCTGATGTCGGCGGAACCACCGCTGGAGACTGGCAATTCCTTCACGGCTCTTCTCGAGCTTCCACCGAATCAAGCCGTGAAGCTTCTACATTCGCCGGAGGAAGAAACACCAAAAGTTTTCCCCTCCGTGACGGCGAAGGAGAATTCTTCGGAGACGATGGGATCAATTCTAATTCTACAAAATCCGAACCGTATTATCAGTAATCCGGTGAAACAAGAGCCTCTAGAATCAGGTTCCCTGCACAATTCATCACCGATTTCCTCAGATCCAATAGATTCAATGTCAACAAAACGAAAGGATCGAGAAAAGACG GTGAAATCATCGGGGAAGAAGAGCAAAACCGCTGCAAAAGTCACCGAACGCGAGAAGCTTCCGTACGTTCATGTTCGAGCTCGGCGGGGTGAAGCTACTGATAGCCATAGCTTAGCTGAACGA GCAAGACGAGAGAAGATCAATGCTCGGATGAAGCTTTTGCAAGAACTGGTTCCTGGTTGTAACAAG GTTTCTGGTACAGCAATGGTGCTTGAGGAGATCATCAATCATGTACAATCCCTACAACTTCAAGTAGAG TTTTTATCTATGAAACTCGCTGCTGTTCACCCAAGAGCTGATATCAACCTCGAAAGTTTGTTTTCTTCAGAG AGTGGGTCCCCGATGGAGTGCAACTTCACGGGCATGGCTACACAATCATGGTGGCCCGATGGAGAATTGAATGGGAACACACAAGAAATATGGCATTCTGATGGACTCACTAACTTGGTAACACCAGAGACCTCACTTTTGAGCTACGACTCTTCAGGCAATTCAG CTTCTTGGCTGACTAGTCAGCTGAAAATGGAGTTATAA